A section of the Cydia splendana chromosome 1, ilCydSple1.2, whole genome shotgun sequence genome encodes:
- the LOC134797601 gene encoding arfaptin-2 gives MSKWQSERSIHEMLKDTPPLRESSDSITSGTEPNFPASRSMTFPPAYAPPDVSAGAGAGSLLRAGGSRLDSLRSWSLSTYKCTKQLLYEKLGKTSRTVDTELEAQIEALRETQRKYAGVLRLSCALTAQLAAAAATQRQLGDAFAELAQRSPELQTQFLYNADTQRALTRHGDTLLAALHFFNNSLNTLTNKTMEDTLLTIRQYEAARVEYDAYRSELEARGGNPPSLLLASIERQRRAYERLRDDSAVKLALLHENRVKVMNKQLLLFHNAVSAYFSGNGAALEAAVKHFSIHAPAPPAPLPPLPPLPSLPPLPAGAAPTAPAAPAAPTSPRST, from the exons ATGTCGAAGTG GCAATCGGAGCGCAGTATTCATGAGATGTTGAAGGACACTCCACCGCTGCGGGAATCTAGTGACTCCATCACATCTGGCACGGAGCCCAACTTCCCTGCTTCACGATCTATGACATTCCCACCAGCCTACG CTCCACCGGACGTATCGgcaggcgcgggcgcgggcTCGTTGCTCCGCGCGGGAGGCTCGCGTCTTGACTCACTCCGCTCTTGGTCACTCTCCACATACAAGTGCACCAAGCAGCTGCTCTATGAGAAACTCGGGAAGACTTCGCGCACTGTAGATACTG aGTTGGAGGCGCAGATCGAAGCGCTTCGGGAAACGCAGCGCAAATACGCAGGAGTGCTGCGGTTGAGTTGCGCGTTGACTGCACAGTTGGCTGCCGCAGCGGCCACGCAGCGACAGCTCGGCGACGCCTTCGCGGAGCTCGCGCAACGCTCGCCCGAGCTGCAGACACA GTTCCTATACAACGCGGACACCCAGCGCGCGTTGACACGGCACGGTGACACGTTGCTCGCGGCACTGCACTTCTTCAACAACTCGCTAAACACGCTCACCAACAAAACTATGGAGGACACGCTGCTCACCATACGACAATACGAGGCGGCCAG GGTGGAATATGACGCGTATCGCAGTGAACTGGAAGCGCGCGGCGGGAACCCGCCATCTTTACTGTTGGCCAGTATCGAGCGACAGCGGCGGGCTTACGAGCGGCTGCGAGACGACTCCGCCGTCAAACTGGCGTTGCTACACGAAAACAGG GTGAAAGTGATGAACAAGCAGCTTCTCCTATTCCACAACGCCGTATCGGCGTACTTCAGCGGCAACGGCGCGGCGCTGGAGGCCGCCGTGAAGCACTTCAGCATCCACGCGccggcgccgcccgcgccgctcCCCCCGCTGCCCCCCCTCCCCTCGCTCCCCCCCCTGCCCGCCGGCGCCGCGCCCACCGCGCCCGCGGCGCCTGCCGCGCCGACATCGCCGAGGTCCACGTAA
- the LOC134796374 gene encoding diphthamide biosynthesis protein 3: MTIFHDEIEIEDFEYDEDDDMYYYPCPCGDRFQISKEELMAGEEVATCPSCSLVVKVIYDWEKFKAEEEELHKADGDKEAVKA; encoded by the exons ATGACGATATTTCACGACGAAATAGAAATCGAAGACTTTGAGTATGACGAGGACGATGATATGTATTATTATCCTTGTCCATGTGGAGACAGATTCCAAATCAGTAAG GAGGAATTAATGGCGGGAGAAGAAGTAGCAACATGTCCAAGTTGTTCTCTTGTTGTCAAAGTTATATACGATTGG GAAAAATTCAAAGCAGAAGAAGAGGAACTACACAAAGCCGATGGAGACAAGGAAGCAGTGAAGGCGTAA